One candidate division WOR-3 bacterium genomic window carries:
- a CDS encoding oxidoreductase: MAKPLVAFYWCASCGGCEEAVVDLAEDILKVVDAVDIRLWPVALDFKRSDVEAMPDKSFAVAFINGAIRTEEQEEMVKLLRQKSQLIVAFGACSHLGGIPGLANIANKKEIFEMAYKLTRSTANPDNVYPKTVTEIPQGKLTLPEFFDTVKTLDQTIETDYYLPGCAPPPDLIMNAVTAILEGKLPPKGSVLTVDKALCETCERNKTKPDKLAIKDIKRISMVKADPEKCFLAEGIICLGPATRGGCGERCINANMPCRGCFGPTKEVKDMGAKFLSSLASIIDVDDEKEIEKIAESVLDPIGLFYMYSLPSSILKRKKGV, encoded by the coding sequence ATGGCGAAGCCATTAGTTGCATTTTACTGGTGTGCCTCGTGCGGCGGCTGTGAAGAAGCTGTTGTTGATCTTGCTGAAGATATTTTGAAAGTGGTTGATGCGGTCGATATTCGACTCTGGCCTGTGGCGCTCGATTTTAAACGTTCAGATGTAGAGGCAATGCCAGATAAATCATTTGCCGTAGCCTTTATCAATGGTGCAATTCGTACAGAAGAACAAGAAGAGATGGTGAAACTCCTCAGGCAAAAATCTCAACTGATCGTCGCCTTTGGTGCATGTTCTCATCTCGGTGGTATTCCCGGTCTTGCAAATATCGCGAATAAAAAAGAAATATTTGAAATGGCTTATAAATTGACCCGTTCGACCGCAAATCCTGATAACGTCTATCCCAAAACAGTCACTGAAATACCTCAGGGAAAACTCACCCTGCCGGAATTCTTCGACACGGTGAAGACTCTCGACCAAACCATTGAGACAGACTATTATCTTCCCGGATGCGCACCACCCCCTGATCTCATCATGAACGCGGTTACGGCAATACTGGAAGGCAAATTACCTCCAAAGGGCTCTGTGCTTACCGTGGATAAAGCTCTCTGTGAAACCTGCGAAAGGAATAAGACAAAACCTGATAAACTGGCGATCAAAGACATCAAACGGATATCTATGGTAAAAGCCGACCCGGAAAAATGTTTCCTTGCAGAAGGCATCATCTGCCTGGGACCTGCGACAAGAGGCGGCTGTGGAGAACGCTGTATCAACGCCAATATGCCCTGCCGCGGCTGTTTCGGACCGACCAAGGAAGTAAAAGATATGGGAGCAAAATTCCTGTCGAGCCTTGCTTCAATCATTGATGTGGATGATGAAAAAGAGATTGAAAAAATCGCTGAATCCGTGCTTGATCCCATCGGACTCTTCTATATGTACTCATTACCAAGTTCAATCCTAAAAAGAAAGAAAGGGGTTTAA
- the priA gene encoding primosomal protein N', with product MKVDVSIPSTKLDFLTYHSQENLQIGDLVLVPLRNEFKHGIVVNINSTRDIPHIKEIKEIVSRNFIPRHLLKLYKWMADYYLVTLGETLRLAVPSKFLKRYTHIKGSSPRYETVSAPKPTHYQNNAIRRVLDALKENTFKTFLLYGITGSGKTEVYLRCVEAVIKNRGSALILVPEISMTPLLFNRFKERFNGDVITIHSSLTDKERRKIWYSIRNGEYRIIIGPRSTIFIPIPDLKIIIVDEEHDHSYKEHERMPHYNARDVAVMRGRFEKAVVILGSATPQIESYYNAGIGKYQLITLKERIDNKTLPEVEIIDLKKETKKFLSNRLESEIITRVKNNEQVIIFLNRRGFSPNLICPSCGYIAKCPYCGLPLVYHKPQKGQNALLSCHICSYRTKKISICPKCHRSTLLYRGAGTQRIEEIIHKILSDIDPAGKTKTQKTSVLRLDRDIARKKGHAEHILKTFEKGEARVLLGTQLVTKGFDFPEVTLVGIINADIILNLPDFRSSEKTFQILTQVAGRSGRGKKPGKVIMQTYHPEQYAILFSQLQNYPKFYAQEMKYRKELNFPPFSKLILIRLKGKNEDTVWQEAEKLTEILKRMKGIQIFGPNRSFYYKIRKIYRVFILLKVPKNFKQRRLRFLTAYRPKDCTLEIDVDPLEVL from the coding sequence ATGAAGGTCGATGTTTCAATTCCCTCCACAAAACTCGATTTCCTGACATATCACTCACAGGAAAATTTACAGATCGGTGACCTGGTTCTGGTTCCTCTCAGAAACGAATTTAAGCATGGAATCGTCGTCAATATAAATTCAACAAGGGATATCCCCCATATTAAAGAGATAAAGGAAATCGTCAGCAGGAATTTCATCCCCCGCCATCTTCTCAAATTATATAAATGGATGGCGGATTACTACCTTGTTACGCTCGGCGAAACACTCCGCCTCGCCGTACCTTCAAAATTTCTGAAAAGATACACTCATATCAAAGGATCTTCACCACGATATGAAACCGTAAGCGCTCCGAAACCGACCCATTACCAGAATAATGCAATCCGACGGGTACTGGACGCCCTCAAAGAAAATACCTTCAAAACATTTCTTTTATACGGAATAACAGGCAGCGGTAAAACAGAAGTGTATCTCCGTTGTGTTGAAGCGGTAATTAAAAACCGCGGCAGCGCTTTAATCCTCGTTCCTGAAATTTCAATGACCCCGCTTCTGTTCAACAGATTCAAAGAAAGATTCAACGGTGATGTCATCACCATTCACTCTTCACTGACCGATAAAGAACGAAGAAAAATCTGGTATTCGATCAGGAATGGAGAATATCGAATTATCATAGGCCCGAGATCAACGATATTCATTCCGATACCCGATCTGAAAATAATAATCGTCGATGAAGAACATGACCATTCATATAAAGAACATGAACGTATGCCGCACTATAATGCCCGCGATGTAGCGGTTATGCGTGGCAGGTTCGAAAAGGCTGTTGTAATACTGGGAAGTGCAACACCCCAGATTGAATCTTATTATAACGCCGGCATAGGTAAATACCAGCTTATCACCCTGAAGGAAAGGATTGACAACAAAACCCTGCCCGAGGTTGAAATCATCGATTTGAAAAAAGAAACGAAAAAATTCCTCTCAAACCGTTTAGAATCGGAGATCATCACCAGGGTGAAGAATAATGAACAGGTTATAATCTTTCTGAATCGTCGGGGTTTTTCTCCGAATCTGATATGCCCTTCCTGCGGTTACATCGCGAAATGCCCCTATTGCGGCCTCCCTTTAGTATATCACAAACCGCAGAAAGGTCAGAACGCCCTGCTGTCCTGCCATATCTGCAGTTATAGAACAAAAAAAATAAGCATCTGTCCCAAATGCCACCGCAGCACTCTTCTGTATCGCGGAGCAGGGACACAAAGGATCGAAGAGATAATACACAAAATCCTCTCTGATATAGACCCAGCCGGTAAAACAAAAACGCAAAAAACATCCGTGCTGAGATTGGACCGCGACATCGCAAGAAAAAAAGGACACGCCGAGCACATTCTCAAGACCTTTGAAAAAGGCGAAGCCAGGGTCCTTCTCGGTACCCAACTCGTAACAAAAGGATTCGATTTTCCCGAAGTGACCCTTGTCGGTATTATCAACGCCGACATTATCCTGAATCTACCGGATTTCCGCAGCAGTGAAAAAACATTCCAAATACTCACTCAGGTGGCGGGAAGATCAGGAAGAGGTAAGAAACCGGGGAAGGTCATCATGCAGACATACCATCCCGAACAGTACGCCATCCTCTTCAGCCAGTTACAGAATTATCCGAAATTCTATGCTCAGGAGATGAAATACAGAAAAGAATTGAATTTCCCTCCTTTTTCAAAATTGATCCTCATCAGATTAAAAGGAAAGAATGAAGATACCGTGTGGCAGGAAGCGGAAAAACTGACTGAAATTCTGAAAAGGATGAAAGGAATTCAGATATTTGGACCAAATCGTTCTTTTTATTATAAAATAAGAAAGATCTATCGGGTTTTCATTCTGCTGAAGGTACCCAAAAATTTCAAGCAGAGAAGACTCCGCTTCTTAACCGCCTATAGACCTAAGGATTGTACACTGGAGATCGATGTAGACCCGCTCGAGGTCTTGTAA
- a CDS encoding hydrogenase maturation protease produces the protein MRKILIYGIGNPYRCDDTVGLKIAEILKKTINLPDITIKSGSIDGMAMLEELRGYDKVFFVDSIKTEHGVPGDIYRIPLDPLKNTISPCASHGIDFITAVKLGEKFGYKLPADIVIYAVEIKDNSSFSEECTEEVQNSIPELVKKIKEELKL, from the coding sequence ATGCGGAAAATTCTGATCTACGGTATCGGCAATCCTTACCGCTGTGACGATACGGTTGGATTGAAGATCGCTGAAATATTAAAAAAGACGATAAACCTCCCCGATATAACGATCAAGTCAGGCAGTATCGACGGAATGGCGATGCTCGAAGAACTCCGTGGTTATGACAAAGTATTTTTCGTCGATTCGATAAAAACAGAGCATGGTGTTCCGGGAGATATCTACAGGATACCGCTCGACCCACTGAAAAACACGATCTCACCCTGTGCATCGCATGGAATCGACTTCATCACCGCCGTAAAACTCGGCGAAAAATTCGGTTATAAACTGCCTGCAGATATTGTAATTTACGCCGTCGAGATCAAAGACAACAGCTCATTCTCTGAAGAATGCACAGAAGAGGTACAGAACAGCATCCCGGAATTGGTGAAAAAAATAAAAGAAGAATTAAAATTATGA
- a CDS encoding Ni/Fe hydrogenase subunit alpha, with amino-acid sequence MYKEIKIDPITRLEGHGKIEIFLDESGNVAHACLQVPELRGYERFAVGRLAEEMPRITETICGVCPTAHHTVSGKTLDDLYGVEPPPAARKIREFIYNAFMFEDHNLHFYFLGGPDFIVGPDAPKAERNILGVIAKVGLDIGKKVIDIRKRTRNIIQTMGGRVVHPVHCLPGGVSKPMTKEMQEEFKKTAEDSVEFAKFSLQAFDDIVLKNKAYVDLIVGDIYKHKTYYMGLVDDNNKINFYDGWIRVVDPDGKEFAKFKVKDYLNHIAEGVESWTYIKFPYLKNVGWKGFVDGKESGVYRVAPLGRLNASDGMATPLAQQYYEKFYETLGGKPVHNTLATHWARLIEAMQAAEAMVQLINDPEILDPNIRNMDFQIPKEGIGVIEAPRGTLFHHYETDENGRLTRANLIVATVNNSAAINMSVEKAARNLIKDGKVDDGLLNMVEMAFRAYDPCLACATHTINEQWPIQIDIYDANRVLINSITNT; translated from the coding sequence ATGTACAAAGAAATCAAGATAGATCCAATAACCCGTCTTGAAGGTCACGGCAAGATCGAAATCTTCCTCGATGAAAGCGGTAATGTAGCCCATGCCTGTCTTCAGGTTCCGGAATTACGCGGTTACGAAAGATTTGCTGTCGGACGACTCGCCGAAGAAATGCCCCGTATTACAGAAACAATCTGCGGTGTATGCCCCACTGCCCACCATACTGTCTCAGGTAAAACCCTTGATGACCTCTATGGTGTAGAACCTCCTCCTGCAGCGCGCAAAATAAGGGAGTTCATCTATAACGCCTTTATGTTCGAAGATCACAATCTCCACTTCTATTTCCTCGGCGGGCCGGATTTCATCGTAGGCCCTGACGCCCCCAAGGCCGAACGCAACATCCTCGGAGTCATCGCCAAAGTCGGACTGGACATCGGGAAAAAAGTCATCGATATAAGAAAACGTACACGCAATATTATTCAAACAATGGGCGGCCGTGTCGTCCACCCGGTCCACTGTCTGCCCGGCGGTGTTTCCAAGCCGATGACCAAAGAAATGCAGGAAGAATTCAAAAAGACCGCTGAAGATTCAGTCGAATTCGCAAAATTCAGCCTTCAGGCATTCGACGACATCGTCCTCAAAAATAAAGCGTATGTGGATCTGATTGTAGGCGACATCTATAAACACAAAACTTACTATATGGGACTCGTCGACGACAACAACAAAATCAATTTCTATGACGGATGGATTCGGGTGGTGGACCCCGACGGTAAGGAGTTCGCGAAATTCAAGGTCAAAGATTATCTCAACCATATTGCCGAAGGCGTTGAGTCATGGACATATATCAAATTCCCCTATCTCAAAAATGTCGGCTGGAAAGGATTTGTCGACGGAAAAGAGAGCGGCGTTTATCGCGTAGCACCGCTCGGCCGTCTCAATGCCTCAGACGGCATGGCGACTCCTCTGGCCCAGCAGTACTATGAGAAATTTTATGAGACACTCGGCGGTAAACCGGTACACAACACCCTGGCAACCCATTGGGCGCGATTAATTGAAGCCATGCAGGCGGCTGAAGCAATGGTGCAGCTGATCAATGACCCTGAAATTCTTGATCCCAATATCCGTAATATGGACTTCCAGATTCCCAAAGAAGGAATCGGTGTTATCGAGGCTCCAAGAGGAACTCTGTTCCACCATTATGAGACCGATGAAAACGGCCGTCTGACAAGAGCCAATCTCATCGTCGCGACTGTGAATAACTCCGCGGCGATCAATATGTCCGTGGAAAAAGCCGCCCGCAACCTGATAAAAGACGGCAAGGTCGACGACGGCCTTCTCAATATGGTTGAAATGGCGTTCCGCGCTTATGATCCCTGCCTTGCCTGCGCCACCCATACGATCAACGAACAATGGCCTATTCAGATTGACATCTACGATGCGAACCGCGTCTTGATTAACTCGATAACCAATACATAA
- a CDS encoding T9SS type A sorting domain-containing protein: MYRYYVMMLTGLSMIFASPGDIIGTTCHDLQSFGSFGQRISLDSDSLAYLFWTYEDYPGQVVKYIAANIRLPDGTYYGQIQVSPDYCSSVQVDGLRSSPTEPAITYNLNGISVQMWNQSPVLISDSLYWPYIAVTYKDSMMVVAAGETDLNKHHLLYSTDQGNNWVYVQSFDSCATLSQFVRASRNPGSQRVVFVHTQYITDTIAGGQLDNDIWYMVSEDGGATWGPYINLTSYQPSDTIRAYCNVNAVFDHNDKLHIVWSGRLVTDEYYYNASKIFHWDEVHDTITVVSSPPNFSPPAQGGWWIAVQGYYPGAWRLPADQPQLVVDTTDGYLYCLWHGNDEYVDCSAQGFFNGEIFGSYSTDGGLTWSDYVNLTNTRSPGAGPGECYDEDYATAAPYVIDDSIWITYVEDKDAGAYVMGEGSLTENPVRCWVFSTSLIRTGVEEYGVKDAEDGLRIFPVPFFRMLNIYLPQGVTHIRIYDAAGRLKKDFPRCSSRSLIWYGDDDSGRALAPGVYFIRVSTDTGEISRKVVKLR; this comes from the coding sequence ATGTATAGATATTATGTTATGATGTTGACCGGGCTGTCTATGATATTCGCTTCACCGGGTGATATAATCGGCACGACCTGCCATGATTTACAATCTTTTGGATCGTTCGGCCAGAGGATTTCACTTGATTCAGACTCCCTCGCTTATTTGTTCTGGACATATGAAGATTATCCCGGTCAGGTGGTGAAATATATTGCCGCAAACATAAGATTACCCGATGGAACATATTACGGCCAGATCCAGGTCAGTCCGGATTATTGCAGTTCTGTTCAGGTCGATGGACTCCGATCATCGCCGACAGAGCCGGCGATTACCTATAATTTAAATGGAATTTCAGTCCAGATGTGGAACCAATCACCGGTACTGATATCTGATTCTCTTTACTGGCCTTATATCGCTGTTACTTATAAAGACAGTATGATGGTGGTGGCAGCAGGAGAAACAGACTTAAATAAGCATCATTTACTTTATTCCACTGATCAGGGGAATAACTGGGTTTACGTCCAGTCCTTTGATTCATGCGCTACTCTGAGTCAGTTTGTCCGTGCATCCCGTAACCCCGGTTCTCAGAGAGTTGTTTTTGTACATACACAATACATTACTGACACGATTGCCGGTGGTCAGCTGGATAATGATATATGGTATATGGTTTCTGAGGACGGGGGTGCAACCTGGGGTCCGTATATTAATCTTACTTCTTATCAACCTTCAGATACAATCCGTGCATATTGTAATGTTAATGCGGTATTTGACCATAACGATAAGTTACATATCGTCTGGTCCGGAAGGTTGGTGACTGATGAATACTACTATAATGCATCCAAGATCTTCCACTGGGATGAAGTGCATGACACGATTACCGTCGTGAGCAGCCCGCCGAATTTTTCGCCGCCTGCTCAAGGAGGATGGTGGATAGCTGTTCAGGGATATTATCCTGGCGCGTGGCGATTACCTGCGGACCAACCCCAGCTTGTTGTTGATACAACAGACGGCTATTTATACTGTCTGTGGCACGGAAATGATGAGTATGTTGATTGTTCAGCCCAGGGATTTTTCAATGGTGAAATTTTCGGTTCTTATTCTACGGACGGCGGTTTGACCTGGTCTGATTATGTGAATCTGACCAATACCCGCAGTCCGGGGGCAGGGCCGGGTGAGTGTTATGATGAAGATTATGCAACGGCAGCTCCTTATGTTATCGATGATTCAATCTGGATAACCTATGTTGAAGATAAGGATGCCGGAGCCTATGTGATGGGAGAAGGGAGTCTTACCGAAAATCCAGTGCGCTGCTGGGTTTTTTCGACGAGTCTGATCAGGACAGGTGTTGAAGAATACGGCGTCAAGGATGCGGAAGACGGTCTACGGATATTTCCAGTGCCTTTTTTCAGGATGTTGAATATCTATCTTCCCCAGGGAGTTACACATATCAGGATTTACGATGCTGCGGGTAGATTAAAGAAGGATTTTCCCCGCTGTTCAAGCAGGTCGCTCATCTGGTATGGTGATGATGATTCGGGTCGTGCTTTGGCGCCCGGTGTATACTTCATCAGGGTGAGTACTGACACAGGCGAAATCTCCAGGAAAGTCGTCAAACTGAGATGA
- a CDS encoding glycosyltransferase has protein sequence MKIDISVVIVNYNVKAFLEQCLMAVEKARHSLDLEIFVVDNASVDGSQSMVKKKFPKVHLIENKKNVGFSRANNQALRLCKGKYVLILNPDTLIQEDTLLILKNFLDMHSEAGAVGCKLLNPDGSFQVTSRRSLPTPWVAFTRIIGLSKIFPRSRLFGRYNMTYLDPNIETEVDVLPGSLMLVRREVLERINYFDEDYFMYGEDVDLCYRIKKEGYKIFYLPETKAIHYKGESTKKGEFSFVSNFYSAMLIFANKHFKNQYSIVMRTLLALGIYTQAFVSYLWRALKNVASPLIDFSLIVLSIFLAIKIWLPHYPLEKFRIVFPVYVFIWFICVYLSGAYYRKARYHLKPILGCGILGLLINSTFTYFFKQFAYSRVVVLISFVLIVFLLSLWRVIYRMAGPLSKKSPLSKLRRAIIIGAGKEGKRILKKLQERPDMHYEICGFVDFDPQSVGKTIDGAEVLATIDNIKEVIRVDKINDVIFSSDRLTNAQILETIILAQGSGVNFRIVPHKLEYIVAKSSVDEIDTVPLLDFQGIAGPLDLMVKRIFDIFVSSLIILVTSPLLLINFVVGGRLIRKKIIGYMGEPITVSVFKGGLGFLRKIPLFFAVFRGKLSIVGSEILDFESSRYHTVYKPGLTGIVQLKSKEKKKALTKSEKDYYNLYYLKNQSIITDLHIILKSIF, from the coding sequence ATGAAGATCGATATTTCCGTTGTAATTGTTAATTATAATGTCAAGGCATTTCTCGAACAGTGCCTGATGGCGGTTGAAAAAGCAAGGCATAGTCTTGATCTCGAAATATTCGTGGTTGACAACGCTTCGGTCGACGGCAGCCAATCGATGGTCAAAAAGAAGTTCCCAAAAGTACATCTAATTGAGAATAAAAAGAACGTTGGTTTTTCCAGAGCCAATAATCAAGCATTGCGTCTCTGTAAGGGAAAGTATGTGCTTATTTTGAATCCTGATACATTGATTCAAGAGGATACCTTGTTGATTCTAAAGAATTTTCTGGATATGCATTCTGAGGCAGGGGCGGTCGGCTGTAAACTTTTGAATCCGGATGGTTCTTTTCAAGTTACGAGTCGACGGAGTCTGCCGACGCCCTGGGTCGCTTTTACACGGATTATCGGTTTAAGCAAAATTTTTCCTCGAAGCAGATTATTCGGGAGATACAATATGACTTATCTCGATCCTAATATCGAGACTGAGGTTGATGTTCTTCCGGGTTCCCTGATGCTTGTGCGGAGAGAAGTTCTTGAGCGTATCAATTATTTTGATGAAGATTATTTTATGTATGGTGAGGATGTGGATCTCTGTTATCGGATAAAAAAAGAAGGCTATAAGATTTTTTACCTTCCCGAGACAAAAGCGATTCATTATAAAGGTGAAAGTACGAAGAAAGGTGAGTTTTCGTTTGTATCAAATTTTTATTCGGCGATGTTGATCTTCGCGAATAAACACTTCAAAAATCAATATTCAATCGTTATGCGCACCCTCCTTGCACTCGGCATCTACACTCAGGCGTTTGTTTCTTATCTCTGGCGGGCACTGAAGAATGTGGCTTCACCTCTGATAGACTTTTCTTTGATCGTACTCAGTATCTTTCTGGCGATCAAAATCTGGCTGCCTCACTATCCCCTCGAAAAATTTCGTATTGTCTTTCCTGTTTATGTTTTCATATGGTTCATCTGCGTTTATCTGTCCGGAGCGTATTATAGAAAAGCAAGATATCATTTAAAACCGATTCTGGGATGTGGAATTTTGGGGTTGTTGATCAACTCCACTTTTACATATTTTTTCAAACAATTCGCCTACTCCCGTGTGGTTGTTTTGATTTCATTTGTGTTGATTGTTTTTTTACTCAGTCTGTGGCGCGTGATTTATCGGATGGCAGGTCCGCTTTCCAAAAAGAGTCCGCTCTCGAAATTGAGGAGAGCGATAATCATCGGAGCAGGGAAAGAAGGCAAAAGAATATTGAAGAAACTTCAGGAACGACCTGATATGCATTATGAGATATGCGGCTTTGTCGATTTCGACCCCCAAAGTGTTGGAAAGACGATCGACGGCGCCGAAGTGCTTGCAACTATCGACAACATAAAAGAAGTCATCCGGGTGGATAAGATCAACGATGTGATTTTTTCTTCGGATCGATTGACCAACGCCCAAATTCTGGAGACGATTATTCTCGCTCAGGGAAGCGGAGTGAACTTTCGGATTGTTCCCCATAAACTTGAGTACATCGTCGCCAAATCATCAGTGGATGAAATAGATACCGTACCCTTGCTTGATTTTCAGGGTATTGCAGGTCCCCTTGATTTAATGGTGAAGAGGATTTTTGATATCTTTGTTTCTTCTTTGATTATTCTTGTAACCTCACCGCTGCTTTTGATTAATTTCGTCGTCGGAGGTCGGTTGATCAGAAAAAAGATCATCGGTTATATGGGAGAGCCGATTACAGTCAGTGTTTTCAAGGGTGGACTTGGTTTTTTACGGAAGATTCCGTTGTTCTTCGCCGTCTTCAGAGGAAAGCTGAGTATCGTCGGTTCCGAGATCCTTGATTTTGAATCGTCCAGATATCACACAGTATATAAACCGGGCTTGACCGGGATCGTGCAACTGAAATCAAAGGAGAAGAAAAAAGCATTAACCAAAAGTGAGAAAGATTATTATAATCTTTATTATCTGAAGAATCAGTCGATTATTACGGATTTACACATCATATTGAAATCAATCTTTTAG
- a CDS encoding tyrosine--tRNA ligase produces MKPEKQLEIIKNITAEIISEQELLKKLKKKKNLRVKLGIDPSGPEIHLGFSVVLRKLRQFQDLGHTAVMVVGDFTGMIGDPTGVSKTRPKLSREQIKKYMAKYREQIFRILDPKRTEFTFNSKWLGSLTMYDFIELASKYTVARILERDDFDQRLKQGQPVYMHEIIYPLCQGYDSVAIKADVELGGTDQKFNLLVGRELMREFKMEPQVVVMLPILEGTDGVRKMSKSFGNYIGITESPKNMFGKVMSIPDELIIKYFELTTDAFPHKIEEYRAALHEGSVNPRDVKFDLAKTIVRMYHSAKAAQKAATEFEKVFAQKKLPRDIKEVKLKHTQINIVDLLVETKLMASRGEAKRKIREGAIDINGERVEDIKETVKLSKPVVIRAGKHKFLKVVRG; encoded by the coding sequence ATGAAACCAGAAAAACAGCTTGAAATCATAAAAAACATCACTGCTGAAATAATTTCCGAGCAGGAATTATTAAAAAAACTTAAAAAGAAAAAGAACCTCAGGGTAAAACTTGGTATTGACCCATCGGGTCCGGAAATCCATCTTGGATTCAGCGTTGTTCTGAGAAAATTAAGACAATTCCAGGACCTGGGACACACCGCAGTGATGGTGGTCGGTGACTTCACCGGTATGATCGGAGACCCGACCGGTGTCTCCAAAACCCGTCCCAAACTCAGCCGGGAACAGATTAAAAAGTATATGGCAAAATACCGGGAACAGATATTTCGAATTCTTGACCCCAAAAGAACAGAATTCACATTCAACAGCAAGTGGCTCGGCTCATTGACGATGTACGATTTCATCGAACTGGCGTCAAAATACACCGTCGCGAGGATCCTTGAACGGGACGACTTTGACCAGCGTTTGAAACAGGGACAGCCGGTCTATATGCACGAAATTATCTACCCCCTGTGTCAGGGATATGATTCGGTCGCGATAAAAGCCGATGTCGAACTGGGTGGTACCGACCAGAAATTCAACCTGCTTGTCGGACGAGAATTGATGCGGGAATTCAAGATGGAACCCCAGGTCGTGGTAATGCTGCCTATTCTGGAAGGTACAGACGGGGTCAGAAAGATGAGTAAAAGTTTCGGAAACTATATCGGTATAACCGAATCACCCAAGAATATGTTCGGAAAGGTCATGTCAATCCCGGACGAGTTGATCATCAAATATTTCGAGCTCACGACCGACGCATTCCCCCATAAGATAGAGGAATATCGAGCGGCGCTCCATGAGGGTTCAGTCAATCCACGGGATGTAAAATTTGATCTTGCAAAAACCATTGTGCGAATGTATCACTCAGCAAAGGCAGCACAGAAGGCAGCGACGGAGTTTGAAAAGGTCTTTGCTCAGAAAAAATTACCCCGCGATATAAAAGAGGTCAAACTGAAACATACCCAGATCAATATCGTCGATTTACTCGTGGAGACAAAACTGATGGCTTCTCGCGGTGAGGCAAAGAGAAAAATCCGCGAAGGTGCGATAGATATCAATGGTGAGCGGGTAGAGGATATAAAAGAGACCGTAAAATTATCCAAACCCGTAGTCATCCGGGCAGGCAAACATAAGTTCCTTAAGGTCGTGAGGGGTTAA
- a CDS encoding anaerobic ribonucleoside-triphosphate reductase activating protein produces the protein MHRRGTEQHPGIGEKNKRRIKIMIRALIETSLIDWDGKLTTVVFFDKCNFMCPFCQNWDLILNPEKFPEIKWEEIENKLDKKRGWIDGVVLTGGEPLVYKKEAIDLCKKIKKLGLKVKLDTNGAFPRALEELIEQNLLDYVAMDVKAPLNQAYFKAAGKKINLEHIKDSIEILKNNRVDYEFRTTCVPGIIDKNAITKIGEEIKGAKKWALQAFIPGNAYKEEYRKELNSDYPKNLKEYLEIARGYVANTILRAKI, from the coding sequence ATGCACAGAAGAGGTACAGAACAGCATCCCGGAATTGGTGAAAAAAATAAAAGAAGAATTAAAATTATGATCCGCGCGCTGATTGAAACCTCACTCATTGATTGGGACGGTAAACTCACAACCGTCGTATTCTTTGACAAATGTAACTTTATGTGTCCGTTCTGCCAGAACTGGGACCTGATATTAAATCCGGAAAAGTTTCCTGAAATCAAGTGGGAAGAAATAGAGAACAAACTTGATAAAAAAAGAGGCTGGATCGACGGAGTGGTTCTGACCGGCGGTGAACCGCTCGTTTATAAAAAAGAAGCAATTGATTTGTGTAAAAAGATAAAGAAGCTGGGATTAAAGGTCAAACTCGATACCAACGGTGCTTTTCCCCGGGCATTAGAAGAACTGATTGAACAAAATCTGCTCGATTATGTGGCTATGGACGTAAAGGCGCCGCTCAATCAGGCTTACTTCAAGGCGGCGGGAAAGAAGATCAACCTGGAACATATAAAAGATTCAATAGAGATATTGAAAAACAACCGTGTGGATTATGAATTCAGAACCACCTGTGTACCGGGCATCATCGATAAAAATGCGATCACCAAAATCGGCGAAGAAATCAAAGGAGCGAAAAAATGGGCACTCCAGGCATTCATCCCGGGAAACGCCTATAAAGAAGAATATCGTAAAGAACTCAACTCCGATTATCCCAAAAATTTGAAAGAATATCTTGAAATCGCCAGGGGATATGTAGCAAATACGATCCTGCGTGCAAAGATATAG